Proteins found in one Parcubacteria group bacterium CG10_big_fil_rev_8_21_14_0_10_36_14 genomic segment:
- a CDS encoding glycosyltransferase family 2 protein encodes MQTFVIIPAYNEASVIADTIRDVQKFYKDIVVVDDGSKDKTSKIAEIAGVKVLRHILNRGQGAALRTGINYALKQGADVVVTYDADGQFEAEEISRLCHPVINGKCDVVLGSRFLSGNRIPLFKKIILKSAILFTRAITGLRLTDTHNGFRIMNRKAAEQIKIRQDRMAHASEIVHEIARLKLSYKELPITVKYTIYSKRKGQRLSGAFHILFDLIFK; translated from the coding sequence ATGCAAACTTTTGTCATCATTCCGGCTTATAATGAAGCGTCTGTTATTGCAGATACGATTAGAGACGTGCAAAAGTTTTATAAAGATATAGTAGTCGTTGATGATGGTTCAAAAGACAAGACAAGCAAAATTGCAGAGATTGCGGGTGTAAAGGTTTTGCGTCATATTTTAAATAGAGGTCAGGGGGCAGCTCTGCGCACAGGAATAAATTATGCCCTAAAGCAGGGCGCAGATGTTGTCGTAACATACGACGCCGATGGTCAATTTGAAGCAGAAGAAATTTCAAGATTGTGCCACCCGGTAATTAACGGAAAATGTGACGTAGTTTTAGGTTCGAGATTTTTATCTGGGAATAGAATACCTCTTTTTAAAAAAATAATTCTTAAATCCGCAATTCTTTTTACTCGCGCTATCACCGGACTGAGATTAACGGATACACATAATGGTTTTCGTATAATGAACCGCAAAGCAGCGGAACAAATTAAAATCCGTCAGGATAGGATGGCTCATGCGTCAGAGATTGTTCATGAAATTGCTCGATTAAAATTGAGCTATAAAGAGCTTCCTATTACCGTGAAATATACGATTTATTCAAAACGCAAAGGTCAGCGTCTTTCTGGCGCTTTCCATATCTTATTTGATTTAATTTTTAAATAA
- a CDS encoding NAD-dependent dehydratase has translation MKKNVLVAGGAGFVGSHLCERLLKKYNVICLDNFSTGSEKNINHLVQNSDFEFIKHDISQEFDLEKMTELQRFQINVKGLYAILNFACPTSAKNFEKYKISTLDANAKGMKNIMEMVLKYKSKFVHVSSSVVYGGREKNAGKVLEDAEGIVDHLSPRACYDEGKRFAETIVATYHQVYKTDYKIARLFRVYGPRQRLFDGEMIIDFIVSATQNQNLEIYGNEKFKTSMVYVADVVDALEKLIDAKSNIGPVNIGSDVDMSLVSVAEKIMKLTGSNSKIVYKKELPFITELALPDIKKAKEELGWLPLVRLEDGLKKTVDYTLAHKELFGI, from the coding sequence ATGAAAAAAAATGTGCTTGTTGCCGGCGGAGCCGGATTTGTTGGTTCGCATTTATGTGAACGATTGCTAAAAAAATATAATGTTATCTGTTTGGATAATTTTTCTACCGGCAGTGAGAAAAATATAAATCATTTGGTTCAGAATTCTGATTTTGAGTTTATAAAACATGACATAAGCCAGGAATTTGATTTAGAAAAAATGACCGAACTCCAAAGGTTTCAGATTAATGTCAAGGGATTATACGCTATTTTAAATTTTGCCTGTCCGACATCGGCTAAAAATTTTGAAAAATATAAAATAAGTACACTCGATGCAAACGCTAAAGGAATGAAAAATATAATGGAGATGGTTTTGAAATATAAATCAAAATTTGTTCACGTTTCTTCATCGGTTGTTTATGGCGGAAGAGAAAAAAATGCAGGCAAAGTTTTGGAAGATGCCGAAGGCATAGTTGACCATCTTTCTCCTCGCGCTTGTTATGATGAAGGAAAGCGTTTTGCGGAAACAATTGTAGCAACATATCACCAGGTTTATAAAACCGATTATAAGATTGCTCGTCTTTTCCGTGTTTATGGTCCTCGCCAACGCCTTTTTGATGGAGAAATGATAATTGATTTTATTGTTTCTGCTACCCAGAATCAAAACTTAGAAATATATGGAAATGAAAAATTTAAGACCTCTATGGTTTATGTTGCCGATGTTGTTGATGCTTTGGAAAAATTAATAGATGCAAAAAGTAATATAGGCCCGGTAAATATTGGTTCTGATGTCGATATGAGCCTTGTAAGCGTCGCAGAAAAAATTATGAAGCTGACTGGTTCAAATTCTAAAATAGTTTATAAAAAAGAACTGCCATTTATAACCGAGCTTGCTTTGCCAGATATTAAAAAAGCAAAAGAAGAGCTAGGGTGGTTGCCGTTAGTACGCCTTGAAGATGGACTTAAGAAGACGGTTGATTACACATTGGCACATAAAGAACTTTTTGGAATTTAG
- a CDS encoding LPS biosynthesis protein WbpP has translation MSKFLVTGGAGFIGSNFTQKALDLGHEVLILDNLSTGVRENIDPRASFYEVDLCDYEIMKHYFKGVDYAFHFAALARVPLSIEKPRETNRNNVESTINVLMAAKENGLKRVVYSASSSAYGAQTKMPLEESMPVAPLSPYGVQKYVGELYIKNFYDLFGLEGVSLRYFNVYGPKMAFHGAYTTAIATFIKQKKEGKAFTIFGDGEITRDFTYVDDVVEANLKAAMSSKAGKGDVINIGAANNQSINKIADLIGGERVYLERRKGDPQDTIADVTRAKELLDWEPRINIEEGIRRVKEIYL, from the coding sequence ATGTCAAAATTTTTAGTCACAGGAGGGGCTGGTTTTATCGGATCTAATTTTACACAAAAGGCGCTGGATCTTGGGCACGAAGTTTTGATATTGGATAATTTATCAACCGGAGTGCGCGAGAATATTGATCCGCGCGCAAGCTTTTATGAAGTTGACCTTTGCGACTATGAAATAATGAAACACTATTTCAAAGGAGTAGATTATGCCTTTCATTTTGCGGCTTTGGCGCGCGTGCCCCTTTCAATAGAAAAGCCGAGAGAGACTAACCGCAATAACGTTGAGTCGACGATTAATGTTTTAATGGCGGCCAAAGAAAATGGATTGAAGCGCGTTGTATATTCAGCATCATCATCTGCATATGGCGCACAAACTAAGATGCCCTTAGAAGAAAGTATGCCGGTAGCGCCCCTTAGTCCGTATGGAGTGCAGAAATATGTTGGAGAGCTTTATATAAAAAATTTTTATGACCTGTTTGGTTTAGAGGGCGTTTCCTTACGTTATTTTAATGTTTATGGTCCAAAGATGGCTTTCCACGGAGCATATACAACTGCAATCGCTACGTTTATAAAACAAAAAAAAGAGGGAAAAGCATTTACTATTTTTGGTGATGGTGAGATTACCCGTGATTTTACTTATGTTGATGATGTAGTGGAGGCAAATTTAAAAGCTGCAATGAGTTCTAAAGCTGGAAAAGGCGATGTTATAAATATTGGAGCGGCCAATAATCAAAGTATTAATAAAATAGCCGATTTGATTGGCGGAGAAAGAGTGTACCTGGAAAGAAGAAAAGGTGATCCGCAAGACACTATCGCGGACGTAACAAGAGCAAAAGAGTTGCTTGATTGGGAACCTAGAATAAACATTGAAGAAGGAATAAGAAGAGTAAAGGAAATCTATTTATAA